Below is a genomic region from Paenibacillus rhizovicinus.
CGGTTCCACGTTCGGCGGTACGCCGATTGCAACGGCCGTCGTGAAAGCGACGATCGAAACGCTGTTGAAAGAGAAAGCGGCTGACCGCGCGGCGGAAACAGGCGAATACCTGATGAACGAACTGCGCGGCAAACTGGCCGGCAATCCATTCGTGAAGGACGTTCGCGGCAAAGGCCTGTTAGTGGGCATCGAGTGCACGGGGCCGGTCGCGCCAATCATTGCGGAAGGGCAGAAACGCGGCTTGCTCGTCATTACGGCGGGACCAAACGTCGTTCGTCTGCTTCCAAGCCTGCTGGTATCGCGTGAAGAAGTCGATCAAGCGGTAAGCATCCTGAGCTCGATTTTCGCAGACCAAACGGCTGCGGCGCAGTTGTAACGAGAGGAGATTCACCATGTCCCAATTGTTAAAAGAAGAGCTCGCGGTCAGCCTGAAAGGCCGCGATTTTATAGAACTGTCCGATTACACGCCGGATGAAATCCGGTACCTGATCGATCTTGCGATCGAGCTGAAACGCAAGCTGAAGGCGGGCGAGACGTATCATCCGTTGAAAGGCAAGACGCTCGGGATGATCTTCGAGAAATCGTCCACGCGCACGCGCGTATCGTTCGAGGTTGGCATGTACCAGCTTGGCGGCCAGGCGCTGTTCCTGAGCCGCAACGATCTGCAAATCGGCCGCGGGGAGACCGTGTCCGATACCGCGCAAACCTTGTCGCGTTACTTGGACGGCATGATGATCCGCACGTTCGCGCATCGCACGGTCATCGAGCTTGCCCGCGCGGCGACGGTACCGGTCATTAACGGCCTTACAGATCTGGCGCATCCGTGCCAGGTGCTGGCCGACTACCAAGCGGTGCTGGAGCACAAAGGCCGCCTGGAAGGGCTCAAAATCGCCTATATCGGCGATGGCAACAACATGGTTCACTCGCTGCTCATCGGCGCGGCGAAGCTAGGCATGCACATGTCGGTCGCGACGCCGGAAGGCTACGAGCCGGATGAGGATGTCGTACGCATGGCGAAGGATTACGCAGCTGAGACGGGTTCGCGCATTACCGTTTGCCGCGATCCGCGCGAAGCGATCGAAGGCGCGGACGTCGTATATACGGACGTATGGGCAAGCATGGGCTTCGAAGCCGAGCAGAAAGAACGCGAAATGGCATTCGCGAGCTACCAAGTGAACGAAGAGCTCGCCAGCTACGCGAAGAGCGACTTCATCTTCATGCACTGCCTGCCCGCGCACCGCGGCGAAGAAGTCAGCGAAGGCATCATCGACGGCAAGCATTCTATTATTTTCGACCAAGCGGAGAACCGCCTGCACGCGCAGAAAGCGATTATGGCTGCTATTATGGGTTAATGTTGTTAAGTTTTTGGCTTTGATTTAGATTTAAGTTTTTGTATTGGTTAGGCGTTGGTACTGGTACAGTAGACGTTGTCTGGCTTTTATGCTCGTCTTATACTCGGCCTAGATCAATGCCTAGGCCGCACCGGTTTTTCTACCCCAGCTCACTCCGGGAATTGCGTTAAGAAGTGCCCGGAGGGCGGGGAGGAGTCGGAGCAACGAAGTGGTCGCCTTTGTAGTCGGATTTCACCCAATTTATAATTGAGGTGATCAAAGAAATCCGACTACAACAGCGAGCGCAGAACCACCCCGCCCGCAGGGCATGCACTTAAGCATTTTCCCGAAATTATCATCCATTAAGGAGCGTACTTATGGCAAAGGAAAAAATCGTTCTCGCATACTCCGGCGGTCTAGACACGTCCGTCATCTTGAAATGGCTCAAAGAAACCTACGACGCGGAAATCATCGCTTTCACGGCCGACATCGGCCAAAAGGACGAGCTCGACGGCCTGGAAGCGAAGGCGTTGGCAACTGGCGCGTCCAAAGTATACATCGACGACCTGCGCGACGAGTTTGCGCAAGATTTCATCTACCCGATGTTCCAATCCGGCGCGCTGTATGAAGGCCAGTACCTGCTCGGCACGTCCATCGCGCGTCCGCTTATCGCGAAACGCATGGTCGACATCGCGCGCGCGGAAGGCGCGACGGCGATCGCGCACGGCGCGACGGGCAAAGGCAACGACCAAGTGCGCTTCGAGCTGACGGCTGCCGCTCTGGCACCGGACATCGCCGTCATCGCGCCTTGGCGCCTCGAAGAATTCCGCGAGCAGTTCCCGGGCCGCGCGGAAATGATCGCGTACGCGGAGAAGCACGACATTCCGGTACAGGCTTCCGCGGCGAAGCCGTACTCCATGGACCGCAACCTGCTGCACATCAGCTTCGAGAGCGGCATGCTGGAAGATCCGTGGTTCGATCCGAGCAGCGACGACAACAAGGGCATGTTCGTATTGTCCGTCTCCCCTGAGGATGCGCCGGATCAATCCGAATACGTAGAGCTGACGTTCGAAGCCGGCAATTGCATCGCCATTAACGGCGAACAGCTGAGCCCGCTGCAAGTCATGGAGAAGCTGAACGAGCTGGGCGGCAAGCACGGCATCGGCCGCGTCGACATGGTCGAGAACCGTTTTGTCGGCATGAAGAGCCGCGGCGTCTACGAGACACCGGGCGGCACGATCCTGTTCACCGCGCATCGCAAAATGGAATCGCTCACGATGGACCGCGACGTCATGCACCTGCGCGACTCGCTCATTTCCAAATACGCATCGCTCGTATATAACGGCTTCTGGTTCGCGCCGGAGCGTCTTGCGCTGCAAGCGCTCGTGCTGGAAAGCCAGAAGAACGTCACCGGCGTCGTTCGCCTGAAGCTGTACAAAGGCAACGTCATCGGCGCAGGCGTGAAGAGCCCTGTCAGCCTGTACAACCCGGACATCGCGACGATGGAAGCCGATCCGTCCAAAGCTTACGATCAAGGCGACGCAACCGGCTTTATCCGCTTGAACGCGCTTCGCCTGAAAGTATCGTCCGGCGTCGAGCAGAACAAGAAGTAATAACGACAGACCCGTGCCGGCGCACCATGCCGGTCCGGGTCGTTCGTCAGAAAAGGCACGAAACGATAAAGGAGTGCACCGCTTGTGAGTAAATTATGGGGCGGCCGGTTCACGAAGAAAACCGACCAGCTGGTTGAAGAATACACGGCATCGATAACATTTGATAAAGAATTGGCCGAGGAAGACATTCAAGGCAGTTTGGCGCACGTAACGATGCTGGGCAAGCAGGGCATCCTGCCGGCCGCGGACGTGGAGACGATCAAGGACGGCTTGCATCGCGTCTTGCAGCGCATCAAGCGCAACGACTTGGAGTTTTCAATCGCAGACGAAGACATCCATATGAACATCGAGAAGACGCTGATTGACGATATCGGCTCCGTAGGCGGCAAATTGCATACGGGACGCAGCCGTAATGACCAGGTTGCGACGGATATGCACCTGTACTTGCGCAAACGCGTCGTCGAATTCGTCGACATGCTTCAGAAGCTGCAGGAGGCGCTCGTTTCGCAGGCGAAAGCCAATATCGATACGATCCTTCCGGGCTATACGCATCTTCAGCGCGCGCAGCCGATCCTGTTCGCGCATCATATGATGGCTTACGTCAGCATGTTCGGCCGCGACATCGAGCGTCTGCAGGACAGCTACAAGCGCGTGAACATGCTGCCGCTCGGCGCCGGCGCGCTCGCAGGCACGACGTTCCCGATCGACCGCCATTTCGTGGCGAGCCAATTGAAATTCGACCGCGTGTACGAGAACAGCCTGGATGCCGTCAGCGACCGCGATTTCATCTTGGAATTCCTGTCGCATGCGTCGATCATCATGATGCATCTGTCTCGTCTGAGCGAGGAGCTTATCCTCTGGTCGAGCACGGAGTTCCATTTCGTGGAGCTGGATGATGCGTTCTGCACGGGCAGCAGCATCATGCCGCAGAAGAAGAATCCCGACGTGCCCGAGCTTGTCCGCGGTAAGACGGGCCGTGTCTACGGCAACCTCGTCGGCCTGCTGACCGTACTGAAGTCGCTGCCGCTGGCGTACAACAAGGACATGCAGGAAGACAAAGAAGGCATGTTCGATACCGTTCGCACGCTGCAAGGCGCACTTCAGTTGTTTGCGCCGATGATCGCGACAATGAAGGTCAACAAGGACAGGATGCGTCAAGCCGTCAATCAGGATTTCTCCAACGCGACGGATATCGCCGACTTCCTCGTCGGCAAAGGCTTGCCGTTCCGTCAAGCGCATGAGGTCATCGGCAAAACGGTGCTCTACTGCATCCAGCAGGGCAAATATTTGCTCGACCTGACGCTCGATGAATTCAAGCAATTCTCCTCGTTGTTCGATGATCGGATCTACAGCGTATTGCAGCCGGAGAATGTCGTGAACGCCCGTAACGTTTACGGCGGCACGGCAACGAAACAGGTCACGGAAGCCATCGTTCGCGCGGAAGGCGAATTGGCGGGAACGGCGTCTTGGGTCACGGAATACGCGGAACGCAGCCGCTAATTGAATCACATGCATACGATAAAGCCCCGTCCCGGGCTGACGAATTCACGGTCAGCGCTCCGAGACGGGGCTTTTTTATGTATCGGATCGCCAGTGGAGGAAACCCAACTCTGTATCCCGCTTATTTCGCTGTTGCTTACTTCGCCTTGCTTCCCACGTCTTGTATACTCAGCCTTGCTTACTCAGCCTCGTTCACCTAGCTATACTTACCATTCCTTTCTTATGCTGCCTCGCTTACTCCGCCACGCCGTCCTCCAGCAGCGGCTTCTCCTTCTCCAGGCTGCCGCCGGGCGAGGTTTGCTCCGGTGCAACGGCATATACGGTTGGCTGCGCTTTATACGTATCACGCGAGACCCGGCTGCTCGATACGGCCTTGCCGTCGACAAGCTTGGAGCGGAACGTTTCTACGATGTAGCCGGACTTGCCGGAAGTCAGCAAAAGCCTGGAACCTGGTTGAAGCGAGGCGCGCGCCACTTCCTTGACCGACGGCGCAATCGTGCGAATCGTCTTCGACGTAATGGCGTAGCTGACGTTTTTCGGCATCGTACCGAACAGCTTCACGGTCAACTGCCGGTCTTTCACGGCCGTGCGGATGACCAGCGTTTTGCCTGTCGTGTTCTTGAAGCGGAAATTGATGGCCCCTTCCGCGAAGGTCGCATCCTGCCCGAGCGGCAGGTAAGCGACGGGCAATGAATGGTTACGCCGCTC
It encodes:
- the argH gene encoding argininosuccinate lyase — translated: MSKLWGGRFTKKTDQLVEEYTASITFDKELAEEDIQGSLAHVTMLGKQGILPAADVETIKDGLHRVLQRIKRNDLEFSIADEDIHMNIEKTLIDDIGSVGGKLHTGRSRNDQVATDMHLYLRKRVVEFVDMLQKLQEALVSQAKANIDTILPGYTHLQRAQPILFAHHMMAYVSMFGRDIERLQDSYKRVNMLPLGAGALAGTTFPIDRHFVASQLKFDRVYENSLDAVSDRDFILEFLSHASIIMMHLSRLSEELILWSSTEFHFVELDDAFCTGSSIMPQKKNPDVPELVRGKTGRVYGNLVGLLTVLKSLPLAYNKDMQEDKEGMFDTVRTLQGALQLFAPMIATMKVNKDRMRQAVNQDFSNATDIADFLVGKGLPFRQAHEVIGKTVLYCIQQGKYLLDLTLDEFKQFSSLFDDRIYSVLQPENVVNARNVYGGTATKQVTEAIVRAEGELAGTASWVTEYAERSR
- the argF gene encoding ornithine carbamoyltransferase, with translation MSQLLKEELAVSLKGRDFIELSDYTPDEIRYLIDLAIELKRKLKAGETYHPLKGKTLGMIFEKSSTRTRVSFEVGMYQLGGQALFLSRNDLQIGRGETVSDTAQTLSRYLDGMMIRTFAHRTVIELARAATVPVINGLTDLAHPCQVLADYQAVLEHKGRLEGLKIAYIGDGNNMVHSLLIGAAKLGMHMSVATPEGYEPDEDVVRMAKDYAAETGSRITVCRDPREAIEGADVVYTDVWASMGFEAEQKEREMAFASYQVNEELASYAKSDFIFMHCLPAHRGEEVSEGIIDGKHSIIFDQAENRLHAQKAIMAAIMG
- a CDS encoding argininosuccinate synthase; this encodes MAKEKIVLAYSGGLDTSVILKWLKETYDAEIIAFTADIGQKDELDGLEAKALATGASKVYIDDLRDEFAQDFIYPMFQSGALYEGQYLLGTSIARPLIAKRMVDIARAEGATAIAHGATGKGNDQVRFELTAAALAPDIAVIAPWRLEEFREQFPGRAEMIAYAEKHDIPVQASAAKPYSMDRNLLHISFESGMLEDPWFDPSSDDNKGMFVLSVSPEDAPDQSEYVELTFEAGNCIAINGEQLSPLQVMEKLNELGGKHGIGRVDMVENRFVGMKSRGVYETPGGTILFTAHRKMESLTMDRDVMHLRDSLISKYASLVYNGFWFAPERLALQALVLESQKNVTGVVRLKLYKGNVIGAGVKSPVSLYNPDIATMEADPSKAYDQGDATGFIRLNALRLKVSSGVEQNKK